Proteins found in one Ischnura elegans chromosome 11, ioIscEleg1.1, whole genome shotgun sequence genomic segment:
- the LOC124167981 gene encoding uncharacterized protein LOC124167981, translated as MIHLPYGKMQRSPYVPLPVNLPGLLPRFGGGEVEDNSASSVGQAAPSPSVDNVRPSSVSGDLGSRFGDRDRLGNRQSRPTAVRSGTSACPPQQVPCYDCMVYIASNGQITKFAAEGKLH; from the coding sequence ATGATTCACCTTCCGTATGGCAAAATGCAGCGATCCCCATACGTCCCGTTGCCGGTCAACTTGCCGGGACTGCTCCCGCGCTTCGGCGGCGGCGAGGTCGAAGACAACAGCGCCAGCAGCGTTGGACAGGCGGCGCCTTCCCCATCGGTGGATAACGTCAGGCCCTCTTCGGTCAGCGGAGACCTGGGTAGCAGATTCGGCGACAGGGACAGGCTCGGCAATAGGCAAAGCCGACCTACTGCGGTCAGGAGCGGCACTTCGGCCTGCCCACCCCAGCAAGTCCCCTGCTACGACTGCATGGTCTACATCGCCAGCAACGGCCAGATCACCAAGTTTGCGGCCGAGGGCAAGTTACATTGA